From one Diachasmimorpha longicaudata isolate KC_UGA_2023 chromosome 8, iyDiaLong2, whole genome shotgun sequence genomic stretch:
- the LOC135165557 gene encoding G kinase-anchoring protein 1-like isoform X1, with translation MATTVPSRFAVLALDDDDPKPKRSQKSTTNAKSDVKNRNDKPKGQGQGQKKDDKNKKSKSKKKRGNQENQQWEQWKEKDTMAVEEAYKQELHEALILSKLAYETQIENGIKDPDITKKSGGKKSKKSTMSLEEFNNMGSNEAAGIANHQDSKPFKHKTESDAEFFDRMDKETKEEIIKCKERDMLKKRLNTLDNDITSAQLKVEVEKRDEQILELKDEVETLKAELSQVKERNKKLYQILSLGEMKDKATVLAEVAKLQEIRDELTSEVQSLHAQLEQERSKTRASSIDVKSTKQTNKKRPASENA, from the exons aTGGCGACCACTGTGCCGTCACGTTTCGCCGTTCTCGCTCTCGATGATGATGATCCCAAGCCCAAGAGAAGCCAAAAGTCAACGACCAATGCCAAGAGCGATGTCAAGAACAGAAATGATAAACCCAAGGGGCAGGGCCAGGGACAGAAGAAGGACGACAAGAATAAGAAGAGCAAA TCCAAAAAGAAGAGAGGAAATCAGGAGAATCAGCAGTGGGAGCAGTGGAAGGAGAAAGATACTATG GCTGTGGAGGAAGCTTACAAACAGGAACTCCACGAAGCTCTGATTTTGTCAAAACTGGCCTACGAGACACAGATAGAGAATGGTATCAAAGATCCAgatataacaaaaaaatctggtggtaaaaaatcgaagaaatcCACAATGTCTCTGGAGGAATTCAATAACATGGGGAGCAATGAAGCTGCAGGAATTGCTAATCACCAAGATTCTAAGCCCTTTAAACATAAAA CTGAATCAGATGCGGAATTCTTCGACAGAATGGACAAAGAGACTAAAGAGGAGATCATCAAATGCAAAGAGAGAGATATGTTAAAGAAAAGATTGAACACTCTGGATAATGACATAACATCTGCACAGTTGAAGGTCGAGGTGGAAAAGAGAGATGAGCAGATTCTGGAGCTTAAGGAtgaggtagagacactcaaaGCTGAATTGTCACAGGTCAAAGAAAGGAATAAGAAGCTTTATCAGATTCTGTCGCTCGGGGAGA TGAAAGATAAAGCAACCGTTCTAGCAGAAGTCGCTAAACTCCAGGAAATTCGGGATGAATTAACGTCCGAAGTGCAGTCTCTTCATGCACAATTGGAACAGGAGCGTTCTAAAACTAGGGCCTCAAGTATTGATGTCAAATCGACAAAGCAAACC AATAAGAAGAGACCAGCCAGTGAAAATGCCTAA
- the LOC135165557 gene encoding G kinase-anchoring protein 1-like isoform X2, which yields MATTVPSRFAVLALDDDDPKPKRSQKSTTNAKSDVKNRNDKPKGQGQGQKKDDKNKKSKSKKKRGNQENQQWEQWKEKDTMAVEEAYKQELHEALILSKLAYETQIENGIKDPDITKKSGGKKSKKSTMSLEEFNNMGSNEAAGIANHQDSKPFKHKTESDAEFFDRMDKETKEEIIKCKERDMLKKRLNTLDNDITSAQLKVEVEKRDEQILELKDEVETLKAELSQVKERNKKLYQILSLGESDER from the exons aTGGCGACCACTGTGCCGTCACGTTTCGCCGTTCTCGCTCTCGATGATGATGATCCCAAGCCCAAGAGAAGCCAAAAGTCAACGACCAATGCCAAGAGCGATGTCAAGAACAGAAATGATAAACCCAAGGGGCAGGGCCAGGGACAGAAGAAGGACGACAAGAATAAGAAGAGCAAA TCCAAAAAGAAGAGAGGAAATCAGGAGAATCAGCAGTGGGAGCAGTGGAAGGAGAAAGATACTATG GCTGTGGAGGAAGCTTACAAACAGGAACTCCACGAAGCTCTGATTTTGTCAAAACTGGCCTACGAGACACAGATAGAGAATGGTATCAAAGATCCAgatataacaaaaaaatctggtggtaaaaaatcgaagaaatcCACAATGTCTCTGGAGGAATTCAATAACATGGGGAGCAATGAAGCTGCAGGAATTGCTAATCACCAAGATTCTAAGCCCTTTAAACATAAAA CTGAATCAGATGCGGAATTCTTCGACAGAATGGACAAAGAGACTAAAGAGGAGATCATCAAATGCAAAGAGAGAGATATGTTAAAGAAAAGATTGAACACTCTGGATAATGACATAACATCTGCACAGTTGAAGGTCGAGGTGGAAAAGAGAGATGAGCAGATTCTGGAGCTTAAGGAtgaggtagagacactcaaaGCTGAATTGTCACAGGTCAAAGAAAGGAATAAGAAGCTTTATCAGATTCTGTCGCTCGGGGAGAGTGA TGAAAGATAA
- the LOC135165500 gene encoding uncharacterized protein LOC135165500, protein MTTTTGDSSSMKTPSTLSGGDLVSRLLAATPPYLYNVPLTPHSFFFSEMLRSFVQAKSESATSSTATSPPGINRRRKRSWRDARDRPLELTTKDKNPQQHHEPPTEKYYHHQDIPESRFKPDNFDAELKPQSFEEKSNFSADIVKPVEENHSEFVKQARNFYDDSSRLFGVDRMAQHESIFPSNQKIKPEEQISHQNDRKYETDRQRMNQEMSFAQEQKNKSDFSARSFVPGVGVRPEELSTGQKNFLPPAVPNAEFLPGPMWYPPYPLPQSYPGIDPLHFFIDLRVSGHIWDRKISERQAPLRNKHCSAFSVPQAKEFNNRPLNLTRDEASTSKKPDNCRGTHFILKNLMRTYKDIKEVEKRLREEREKEQLPDCESVDDSSKEDASSSPSSQDEENRKDIRALIGLELVVDYVKEPKEEPKTIE, encoded by the exons atgacgacaACAACGGGTGATTCATCAAGCATGAAAACCCCATCAACCCTTTCTGGAGGTGATTTGGTATCTCGTTTACTCGCCGCAACGCCGCCCTACCTCTACAACGTCCCCCTGACGCCACACAGTTTCTTCTTCAGCGAAATGTTGCGATCATTTGTTCAGGCAAAGTCCGAGTCGGCGACTTCCTCGACAGCTACGTCGCCGCCGGGTATCAATCGCCGACGGAAGAGATCATGGCGCGACGCCCGAGACAGGCCATTAGAGCTTACCACTAAGGATAAAAACCCTCAGCAACATCATGAGCCCCCCACTGAGAAGTACTACCACCATCAGGACATACCGGAGAGCCGATTCAAGCCCGACAATTTTGATGCCGAGTTGAAGCCCCAGAGTTTTGAAGAGAAATCGAATTTTAGTGCTGATATAGTGAAACCCGTTGAGGAGAATCATTCGGAGTTTGTAAAGCAGGCGAGGAATTTTTACGATGACTCGTCGAGGCTCTTTGGGGTGGATCGAATGGCCCAACACGAATCGATCTTCCCTTCCAATCAGAAAATAAAACCGGAGGAGCAGATCAGTCATCAAAACGATAGGAAGTACGAGACTGACCGCCAGAGGATGAATCAGGAAATGTCATTTGCTCAGGAGCAAAAGAACAAGAGTGACTTCTCAGCGAGGAGCTTTGTGCCCGGTGTTGGGGTACGGCCGGAAGAGCTATCAACAGGCCAGAAGAATTTTCTGCCTCCAGCTGTTCCAAATGCAGAATTTCTGCCGGGACCTATGTGGTATCCGCCCTATCCCCTGCCTCAATCCTATCCAGGAATTGATCCGCTTCATTTCTTCATCGACTTGCGTGTCTCCGGACATATTTGGGATCGGAAAATCAGCGAGAGACAAGCGCCTTTAAGAAACAAACACTGTTCGGCTTTCAGTGTTCCTCAGGCCAAGGAATTCAACAATAGACCACTGAATCTCACTAGGGATGAAGCTAGTACATCTAAGAAGCCTGATAATTGTCGTGGGACCCATTTCATTCTCAAAAATCTTATGAGGACATACAAGGATATTAAGGAGGTGGAAAAGAGGCTTCgagaggagagagagaaggaacAACTGCCAGACTGCGAAT CTGTCGATGATTCATCGAAGGAGGATGCGAGCTCCTCGCCGTCGAGCCAGGACGAGGAGAATAGAAAAGATATCAGGGCACTCATCGGCCTCGAGCTCGTTGTCGATTATGTGAAAGAGCCCAAGGAGGAACCCAAAACAATCGAGTAA
- the LOC135165501 gene encoding probable isocitrate dehydrogenase [NAD] subunit alpha, mitochondrial gives MAAQWIRKVVSPGVTGARLYSGGPHKCTIIPGDGIGPEISAAVQKIFDAAKVPIEWESVDVTPVKGPDGKFGIPQAAIDSVNRNKIGLKGPLMTPIGKGHRSLNLALRKEFNLYANVRPCRSLEGYKTLYDNVDVVTIRENTEGEYSGIEHEIVDGVVQSIKLITEEASTRVAEFAFQYASENNRKKVTAVHKANIMRMSDGLFLRCCREAAQKFPNVKFEERYLDTVCLNMVQDPSKYDVLVMPNLYGDILSDMCAGLVGGLGLTPSGNIGLNGALFESVHGTAPDIAGHDKANPTALLLSAVMMLKHMGLVDHAKIIEQAAYDTIKDAKYLTGDLGGTAKCSEFTNEICKKIAAATN, from the exons ATGGCAGCCCAGTGGATTAGAAAAGTC GTGTCACCTGGAGTCACTGGGGCTCGGTTATATAGTGGAGGCCCTCACAAATGTACCATCATACCTGGCGATGGTATTGGACCGGAGATTTCGGCTGCTGTACAGAAAATATTCGATGCTGCCAAG GTACCAATCGAATGGGAATCAGTAGATGTGACGCCTGTGAAAGGGCCAGATGGAAAATTTGGGATTCCTCAGGCTGCCATAGACTCAgtcaatagaaataaaatcggCCTTAAGGGTCCCCTCATGACGCCCATCGGAAAGGGCCATAGATCGCTTAATCTTGCATTGAGAAA ggaatttaatttatacGCCAACGTTAGACCCTGCCGCTCCCTTGAGGGCTACAAAACTCTTTACGATAACGTAGACGTCGTAACAATTCGTGAGAATACCGAGGGCGAATACTCTGGTATTGAGCATGAAATTGTCGATGGAGTCGTTCAGTCCATTAAGCTCATCACGGAGGAGGCTTCGACAAGAGTTGCCGAATTTGCGTTTCAGTATGCCAGTGAAAATAATAGGAAAAAG GTGACAGCGGTGCACAAAGCCAACATAATGAGAATGTCGGATGGTCTGTTCCTGCGATGTTGTCGTGAGGCTGCCCAGAAATTTCCAAATGTCAAATTTGAAGAACGATACCTGGACACAGTATGCCTAAATATGGTCCAGGACCCGAGTAAATATGACGTTCTCGTAATGCCTAACCTCTACGGCGATATCCTCTCCGACATGTGTGCAGGTCTCGTCGGGGGGTTAGGATTGACCCCGAGTGGAAATATTGGGCTTAATGGTGCTCTCTTCGAGTCT GTGCACGGAACAGCCCCAGACATCGCTGGCCATGACAAAGCGAACCCAACCGCCCTTCTCCTCTCCGCAGTAATGATGCTCAAGCACATGGGCCTCGTTGACCATGCCAAGATCATCGAGCAAGCAGCTTATGACACCATCAAAGACGCCAAATACTTAACCGGCGATTTAGGTGGCACTGCCAAATGCAGCGAGTTCACGAACGAAATCTGCAAGAAAATAGCTGCTGCGACGAACTAA